A part of Osmerus mordax isolate fOsmMor3 chromosome 10, fOsmMor3.pri, whole genome shotgun sequence genomic DNA contains:
- the aatkb gene encoding LOW QUALITY PROTEIN: serine/threonine-protein kinase LMTK1 (The sequence of the model RefSeq protein was modified relative to this genomic sequence to represent the inferred CDS: deleted 3 bases in 3 codons) translates to MLACVCCKKSRTGFKEFENADGEETQVDMSRLLSPASQGVPEVYVLPLTEVSLPVAQQPRRSVQLLRSSDLGRHSLLYLKEIGHGWFGKVLLGEVDTEISSSQVVVKELKASASVQDQMHFLEEAQAYRTLQHPALMRCLAQCTEVTPYLLVMELCPLGDVKGYLRSCRAADTLTPGALLLQRMACDVASGLLHLHKHNFVHGDLALRNCLLAADVTVKIGDYGLSHSKYKDDYYVTSDQMYVPLRWVAPELIDEVHGNLLVADQTMQSNIWSLGVTIWELFELGNQPYGHYSDRQVLTYALREQQLRLPKPLLTVPLAERWYEVMQFCWLPPDQRPNAEEVHLLLSYLCAKGASEAEEDFERRWNSLRPGAGHSGLHHPSSSSSSYPLLEHFSAGDGYQGDDILTVTETSHGLNFEYKWEQARAEPPFHAASSGTLGQGNPHCQDMYYPPGGMVGGCPMEGLSLGVSPSYYEPKQLHPPGVVPVLSAHSPSVGSEYYIRIEEPVDCNIDLDYTMCSYSPDYQGSSGSFLTGSADSGECMACPPLAKLDSYWAADLHKTGGYDSDASPAISLTMEPLLGHVSDGSPLRPWESGHYVSYKDRDGGYYYEHSPALGLDQHYLMGGEPSEVLQESWGSRSLRQALGELENPLGISPSGGTSPQQGYGDPYLETSGGGVIGKNVTGGYYDMMGSLRKTMPGHAHSVSINMDKEAAIFIGHKDSDSEDEDEEDIFVERHNCNTWPSKRSGHGGGGGLGLPRRRASCRQDSYADFHYTMPSTDIEDSWPEHSLAFHSAPKPLHYLEASTKDSSSLGLGKHHPLVPAVDCSAYIYLCHEGEGEGKVTLPGECCHSHFVDPLTGLVVRNYNHDDYTADKIVEIPSNDEGVNLSPAPGGPIVSKQTLTRKDDPLFDLPEKYVDVTPDDTSSAEQKGHVIEGDPIMEEPTVEEEAVTNVAPPSPANTTVPLATAEPDWELSQTVDSGVDGSSVSLVDVLDCSDDDDDDDITDDITDVTSGIFADEAGDLISSPVALKPLQKQGGTPDSMDSMDLPSGAGSCEGLSPASSRPSSSPKAVDSGYDTENNESPEFVPKEPHEHRDTLTKPPLDISVMEEEEDVQEGEAEVVPSDGEPTLGEEVAETDPQTGDQALVSLSDKNPYRDSAYFSDYENERLSRDEGDGLLSKEEEDKGGEEDRREERLIEEEEKMEEREARLEENQYSDPEMKSGSLKRAELFDSDGPFPDSSQVNSYLSSSPLESEGCLMEECAQDEGLGLGLELPGEEEGPECSISMGEAGLEEWPSQEESSSLGDWAAEVVGAMEEALGALSGDRCTLLNSSTEQKDGQETEEGEEGEQAEMEDPDEALVPDMLEDKDGSVISSYEIPSDSSETVLREADHDTLATHGSPPTPTSLPPLSSSSPPRLPPGEGLEARQTADGGEEADEEDGDTDDSEESDEELRVYRVQEQSAGEESEEEEFHPVPIVVSDCSDAHNLRSLLKMPALLTDTLCDDLERKRKVVSFFDDVTVYLFDQESPTKELAEHGFPPVGESRVSASQGRSSPPERASHTSDDSSDGNISEESAGYEWEDDFPLLPLPTSKMADSDSLASKLSLPPTTKAAEPKQAHYSRFTVSPSSVTRFSITHVSDSDMDTAGGSSEEGERE, encoded by the exons ATGCTGGCCTGTGTCTGCTGCAAGAAGAGCCGCACGGGCTTCAAG GAGTTTGAGAATGCTGACGGCGAGGAGACCCAGGTGGACATGTCCCGCCTGCTGTCGCCCGCTTCCCAGGGGGTGCCCGAGGTCTACGTCCTGCCCCTCACAGAGGTG TCACTGCCCGTTGCCCAGCAACCACGACGTTCAG TCCAGCTCCTGAGGTCCTCAGACCTGGGTCGACACAGCCTCCTGTACCTGAAAGAGATCGGCCACGGCTGGTTCGGGAAG GTTCTTCTGGGGGAGGTTGACACGGAGATAAGCTCCTCC CAGGTTGTGGTGAAGGAGCTCAAGGCC AGCGCCAGCGTCCAAGACCAGATGCACTTCCTAGAGGAGGCCCAGGCATAccg TACCCTCCAGCACCCTGCCCTCATGCGGTGCCTGGCGCAGTGTACCGAGGTCACGCCCTACCTGCTGGTGATGGAGTTATGTCCCCTG GGGGATGTGAAAGGTTACCTCCgcagctgcagagctgcagacacCCTGACCCCCGGAGCCCTGCTCCTGCAGAGGATGGCCTGCGACGTGGCCTCAGGCCTCCTGCACCTGCACAAACACAACTTTGTCCACGG TGACCTGGCCCTGAGGAACTGTCTCCTTGCTGCTGATGTCACGGTGAAGATTGGAGATTATGGCCTGTCCCACAGCAAGTACAAG GATGACTACTACGTGACGTCAGATCAGATGTATGTGCCCCTGCGTTGGGTGGCCCCAGAGCTGATAGACGAGGTCCACGGGAACCTGCTGgtggcagaccagaccatgcaGAGCAACATCTG GTCTCTGGGGGTGACGATCTGGGAGCTGTTTGAGCTGGGGAACCAGCCGTACGGACACTACTCTGACAGACAGGTCCTGACCTACGCCTTGAGGGAGCAGCAGCTGCGACTGCCCAAGCCCCTGCTCACAGTGCCCTTGGCTGAGCGTTG gtatGAGGTGATGCAGTTCTGCTGGCTGCCTCCCGACCAGAGGCCCAACGCAGAGGAAGTCCACCTGCTCCTCAGCTACCTGTGTGCCAAGGGGGCCAGCGAGGCCGAGGAGGACTTTGAGAGGCGCTGGAACTCTCTCCGCCCCGGGGCCGGCCACAGCggcctccaccatccctcctcctcctcctcctcctaccccctgcTGGAGCACTTCTCCGCGGGGGACGGTTACCAGGGCGACGACATCCTCACGGTGACGGAGACGAGCCACGGGCTCAACTTTGAGTACAAGTGGGAGCAGGCCCGAGCTGAGCCTCCCTTCCACGCCGCCTCCAGCGGGACCCTGGGCCAGGGCAACCCCCACTGCCAGGACATGTACTACCCCCCGGGGGGCATGGTGGGGGGCTGCCCCATGGAGGGGCTCTCCCTGGGGGTCTCGCCCTCCTACTACGAGCCCAAACAGCTGCACCCTCCCGGGGTGGTGCCTGTGCTGAGTGCCCACAGTCCCTCGGTGGGCAGCGAGTACTACATCCGCATCGAGGAGCCGGTGGACTGTAACATCGACCTGGACTACACCATGTGCTCCTACAGCCCGGACTACCAGGGCAGCAGCGGGAGCTTCCTGACCGGCAGTGCCGACTCGGGGGAATGCATGGCCTGCCCCCCGCTGGCCAAGCTGGACTCCTATTGGGCGGCCGACCTCCATAAGACAGGGGGGTATGACTCCGATGCCAGCCCGGCCATCTCCCTGACCATGGAGCCCCTCCTGGGGCACGTGTCGGACGGCAGCCCCCTTAGACCCTGGGAGTCGGGTCACTACGTGTCCTATAAGGACCGCGATGGAGGATACTACTATGAACACTCTCCCGCTCTGGGCCTGGACCAGCACTACCTGATGGGGGGGGAGCCCTCGGAGGTGCTCCAGGAGAGCTGGGGGTCCCGGAGCCTGCGGCAGGCCCTGGGGGAGCTGGAGAACCCCCTTGGGATATCCCCCTCTGGAGGCACCAGCCCTCAGCAGGGCTACGGGGACCCCTACCTGGAGACTAGCGGAGGGGGAGTCATCGGGAAGAACGTGACAGGGGGCTACTACGACATGATGGGCTCTCTGAGGAAGACCATGCCTGGCCACGCCCACTCGGTCAGCATCAACATGGACAAAGAGGCCGCCATCTTCATCGGCCACAAGGACAGCGACtcggaggacgaggatgaggaagacatCTTCGTAGAGAGGCACAACTGCAACACCTGGCCCTCCAAACGCTCGGGgcacggcggcggcggcggtctGGGTCTGCCACGCCGGCGTGCCAGCTGCCGGCAGGACAGCTACGCGGACTTCCACTACACCATGCCCTCCACGGACATCGAGGACTCCTGGCCTGAGCACAGCTTGGCTTTCCACTCTGCCCCCAAACCACTGCACTACCTGGAGGCCTCCACAAAAGACTCCAGCAGCTTAGGCCTGGGTAAACACCACCCTCTGGTGCCTGCCGTCGACTGCAGCGCCTACATCTACCTGTGCCAcgagggcgagggggagggcAAGGTCACGCTGCCAGGCGAGTGCTGCCACTCACACTTTGTCGACCCGCTCACGGGGCTCGTGGTCCGCAACTACAACCATGACGACTACACCGCGGATAAGATCGTCGAGATACCGAGCAACGACGAGGGTGTGAATCTTTCTCCAGCTCCGGGGGGGCCGATTGTGTCCAAACAAACCCTGACCAGGAAGGACGATCCTCTGTTTGACCTCCCAGAGAAGTACGTGGACGTGACTCCAGATGACACCTCCAGCGCAGAGCAGAAAGGACACGTTATCGAAGGAGACCCGATCATGGAGGAACccacagtggaggaggaggctgtgacGAACGTAGCCCCTCCTTCTCCGGCCAACACGACCGTCCCATTGGCCACGGCCGAGCCTGACTGGGAGCTGAGTCAGACGGTGGATAGCGGTGTGGACGGCTCCAGCGTCAGCCTGGTGGATGTCCTCGACTGCagcgacgacgacgacgacgatgaCATCACCGATGACATCACCGACGTCACCTCAGGGATCTTCGCAGACGAGGCCGGCGACCTGATCTCCTCGCCGGTGGCCTTGAAGCCCCTGCAGAAGCAGGGGGGGACCCCCGATTCCATGGACTCCATGGACCTGCCTTCGGGGGCAGGCTCCTGCGAAGGGCTCAGCCCCGCATCCTCACGCCCCTCCAGCTCGCCCAAGGCGGTGGATAGCGGCTACGACACTGAGAACAACGAGAGCCCGGAGTTTGTCCCCAAAGAGCCCCACGAGCACAGGGACACTCTGACAAAGCCTCCCCTGGACATCAGtgtcatggaggaggaggaagacgtcCAGGAGGGTGAGGCGGAGGTGGTGCCCAGTGACGGTGAGCcaaccctgggggaggaggtggcggAGACAGACCCTCAGACTGGGGACCAGGCGTTAGTGTCACTTAGTGACAAAAACCCTTACAGAGACTCCGCCTACTTCTCTGACTATGAGAACGAGAGACTGTCCAGGGACgaaggagatggactgctttcaaaagaagaagaggataagggaggtgaggaggacaggagagaggagaggctgatcgaggaggaagagaagatggaggagagagaagcccgTCTGGAGGAGAACCAATACAGCGACCCGGAGATGAAAAGCGGGTCCCTTAAAAGGGCAGAGCTCTTTGACAGTGACGGCCCTTTCCCCGACTCATCTCAAGTCAactcctatctctcctcctcccctttggAGAGCGAGGGATGTCTGATGGAAGAGTGTGCCCAAGATGAAGGGCTTGGGCTGGGATTGGAGCTTcccggagaggaggaagggcctGAGTGCTCCATTTCCATGGGCGAGGCCGGCTTGGAAGAATGGCCTTCCCAGGAGGAGAGCTCTTCTCTGGGGGACTGGGCAGCCGAGGTGGTGGGGGCCATGGAGGAAGCACTGGGAGCTCTCAGTGGAGACCGCTGCACCCTCTTAAACAGCTCTACAGAACAGAAGGATGGacaggagacggaggagggagaggagggagaacaagCCGAAATGGAGGACCCCGATGAAGCCTTAGTACCTGACATGCTGGAGGACAAAGACGGCAGCGTAATCAGCTCTTACGAGATACCGAGTGACAGCTCAGAGACCGTGCTCAGAGAAGCAGACCACGACACACTGGCCACGCATggctcaccccccacccccacctctcttccccctctctcctcctcctctccccctcgcctccccccggGGGAAGGCCTCGAGGCTCGTCAGACGGCCGACGGGGGCGAGGAGGCGGATGAGGAGGACGGCGACACGGACGACAGCGAGGAGTCGGACGAGGAGCTGCGTGTGTACAGGGTCCAGGAGCAGAGCGCCGgcgaggagagcgaggaggaggagttccACCCGGTGCCCATCGTGGTGAGCGACTGCAGCGACGCCCACAACCTGCGCAGCCTCCTCAAGATGCCCGCCCTGCTGACGGACACGCTCTGCGACGACCTGGAGCGCAAGAGGAAGGTTGTGTCCTTCTTTGATGACGTCACGGTCTACCTGTTCGACCAG GAGAGCCCTACCAAGGAGCTGGCAGAGCATGGATTCCCCCCTGTGGGGGAATCCAGGGTGTCGGCTTCACAGGGCAGGTCTTCCCCCCCGGAGAGAGCCAGCCACACTTCTGACGACTCCTCGGATGGTAACATCTCTGAGGAGA GTGCAGGGTACGAATGGGAGGATGACTTCCCATTGCTGCCTCTGCCCACATCCAAGATGGCCGACTCAGATTCCCTTGCATCCAAGCTCAGCTTGCCCCCCACCACCAAGGCTGCGGAGCCCAAACAGGCGCATTACTCTCGCTTCACCGTGTCTCCCTCCAGCGTCACTCGCTTCTCCATCACACACGTGTCCGACTCGGACATGGACACCGCTGGTG GGAGcagtgaggaaggggagagggagtag
- the LOC136950050 gene encoding putative C-type lectin domain family 20 member A, with the protein MQCRVSSVALLLEFWVLSACALHQYHLVTTHLNWTSAQSYCREHFVDLATVDSMEDMQGLIDQTKDQPTDKLKDRELLSKWRGWIGLTRDSSVSWKWSLSGSQFYREGETEYRNWAQPEPITGQPCAALVSNETGVWRDYACTNTYSFVCSHSGNDPGKPKYILVLEPRTWRDAQIYCRQSYTDLASIRNQAENIEIQQLVLGENSSAIVWIGLFKDDWKWSDGSNSSFRYWGSGEPRDGITYD; encoded by the exons ATGCAGTGCAGAGTCTCATCTGTTGCCCTGCTCCTTG AGTTCTGGGTGCTCTCTGCCTGTGCACTCCATCAGTATCATCTGGTCACAACTCATCTGAATTGGACTTCTGCCCAGAGCTACTGTAGAGAGCACTTTGTTGACCTGGCGACCGTAGACAGCATGGAAGACATGCAGGGCCTGATAGACCAGACGAAAGACCAGCCAACAGACAAGTTAAAAGATCGCGAGCTACTTTCAAAATGGAGGGGTTGGATAGGACTGACTAGAGACAGTAGTGTCAGCTGGAAGTGGTCTCTTTCAGGCAGTCAGTtttacagagaaggagagacggagTACAGGAACTGGGCCCAGCCAGAGCCAATCACAGGCCAGCCCTGCGCTGCACTGGTCAGCAATGAAACAGGAGTATGGAGAGActatgcatgtacaaatacttaCTCTTTTGTCTGTTCTCACAGTG GTAATGATCCTGGCAAGCCTAAGTACATCCTGGTTCTAGAACCAAGAACTTGGAGAGACGCTCAGATCTACTGCAGACAGAGTTACACAGACCTGGCCAGCATCAGGAACCAGGCTGAAAACATCGAGATACAGCAACTTGTTCTGGGAGAGAATTCATCTGCCATCGTCTGGATCGGTCTGTTCAAAGACGACTGGAAGTGGTCAGACGGGTCTAACTCCTCCTTCAGATACTGGGGGAGTGGCGAACCAAGGGATGGCATTACCTATGAC